The following nucleotide sequence is from Apium graveolens cultivar Ventura chromosome 4, ASM990537v1, whole genome shotgun sequence.
GTATAGAAATTGCAGAGCTCCTTCAAAATACGAGTTTAATTATTTGGGATGAAGAACCCATGCAACATCGACATGCTTTTGAAGCTGTTGATAGTTCATTGCGAGATATCATGTCTACAGTTGATAAGAAAAATTGAAGTAAACCATTTGGTGGAATAACAATGCTTCTTGGAGGAGACTTTCGACAAAATTTACCAGTTGTAAATAAAGGATCAAGGGCTGACATTGTGAATTCATCATTAAATAGGTCTATGCTTTGGGAATATTGTCACTTATATTCTCTTCATCAAAACATGCGCCTTCATTCTGGAAATTCAGTTGCAGAAAATAAAGCTATTGATGAATTTAACACATGGGTCTTAAGGGTAGGTGACGGCAAAGAAGTACATGAATGTGAAGATGATGATGAACAGTGTAATGCGATTCGTATTCCAGATGAATATGTTCTACATACAGATGGTGATAAAATTGAGGCTATTATTGATGCTACATATCCAAATTTGATGACCAATTTTTTAAATCCACAATATTTAAAAGATAGAGCGATTCTCTCGCCAACAAATGCTGTTGTTGATGATATCAACAAAAGAATACTTCAGAGAATTCCCGGTAAGTTATACACATACTTGAGCATTGATAGTATAGATGATGGGCCAGCACATGAAGACAATCTTGAATCATCCTTTCCAGTAGAGTATTTGAATTCTATAAACATTGCTGGCCTTCCTAAACATGAACTGGCCTTGAAAGAGGGTATAGTGGTTATGCTAATGCGAAACTTAAATCAGATTTTTGGCTTATGCAATGGCACTCGAATGATCATTAGGAAGTGTATGAAAAATACGCTTCTTGTGAGATTATTTCTGGAAGCAATATTGGTTCTATACACCTTATTCCAAGAATTGAGATGGCCCCAACAGATACAAAGTTTCCTTTCATTTTTATGCGACGACAATTTCCCATTCATATTTGTTATGCAATGACTATCAACAAAAGTCAGGGGCAATCGTTAGAAAAGGTTGGGCTGTATCTTCCAAATTCTGTTTTCTCACGTGGACAATTATATGTTGCTATTTTGAGGGTTACGTCTCCTACAGGTCTCCGGATTCTTATTGAAAAAGATAGTGGAGAAACGACATCTATCACTGATAACATTGTGTATGAAGAAGTATTTTATAATCTCAAAGGTAATATTTATTCATATATATTATTTGACTTTGGATaatgaattatttaaatataatttaactatttttttatttttattaattttatttgagCAAACTCAAGAAGAAAAGACAGTTTCATGGGTGTATTTTGGACAGGCTGAACAAGTAGTGGACTTTTACAAGGATGCAAGTGCTAATTTGATCCAGTTCTACAATTTGATTCAAGAGATGATCAAGAGGAAGTTGTACAGGATGTTCATAAACTGATGGATTTGGAAGAGGTTCTCATGCAATGAGATTTAACTGAAAAATATTTCACTTTAAAAGTAGATGATTGATTTTATCTCATTGCAGGTCTTGAGTCATGCTGCTTTTATtcaattttatattaataattttttttctcCTATTGTTTACCTTAATTTGAATTGTTAAGACATCTCACTCATTTTAGggtataattataattatttgaAGTGGGTTTAAGTTGTGctttaatatatttttttgttgtgtttcaggttCAATTGTGTTTTTTGGCCAAGTGTTTGGGCTGTGTAATCTTGAACTCAGTCTTTTCATTTATATAATATTGACTTGCCAAAGAATGagtatttaaataaaaattattatgtAGAGTACTTTTTTATATGTAGATGTAAATATAGATATATATAGAATTAGAGCTAAAAAGTAAACATAGAATATAGACTGATATATGTAAATGTAAATATAGAATATAAAATATagattttaaaaatgttatcTTATCCCACAAGttaaaatttacattttttaaTAAAAAACAAATTTAGTCAATACTTAAATATAGAAAAAAGAACATAAATGTAGCCCGGTTTCATGCAAAACtttaattttctaaaaaatctggattttatgtttaaaagtttcaaataaataatttattcAGCTTCTacttttattataaataattcaataaCAAATCTTTTTCATTTTAAAGGTGCTCAAAATAACTAAAATAAGTTTTTATCAAAAATTAGAACTCTTATTTTATCTCAATACATGAATCTCACACTAAATTCCATTTTATGTAAAAATACATAAACATAAAAACTTAGATTTTAAGTATATATCTTACTAAATTCTACTTTTTTTTGGTATTATATCTCTTGAGAAAATATTACTAATAAAATATGTCATCTGCACGTGTACAGTAACAGAAATATGAAAGAGAAATACGTAGTATATAATAATGATCAACTATATTTTAAACACTGTTTCATCATCCAAAATGTTTCATGTTTTCGACCATATTCTCGAGCGTCTGACCATGTTCAGGGAAGATTAAAACTATGCTGGGGAATGTGAAACTTTTATGGGAAGTATatattttattgaaaaataaatcatatatagATATATGTACCTGACAACCTACAATAGGTTGGAGAACATTAATGTTGTAGGTCTAGAACAACTTTTATGGGGACGTCTAAAAAAATCAAGGGAAAACTTCAAATATTTTGAATATCACTTTTTTCTAAAAAACGTTTTACATTCCTAGAATAATCTAGAATATTTAAGGTCATGTGTATATATAACTGGAGTTGGATGACTACACTCAACTTAATCAAAACTCAACTGCAAACACATCAACCTAAGATTTATGATGGTCTTGCTAccttaaataaatcaaaaataacaTGGCGGATCAAAGTTAGAGTGATGCAAATGTGGCCTACTCAAAGTAATCTTAACAAAAATTTAAGTGGATTTAATCTTATACTCTGCGATGAGGATGTAAGTCTTTTCTCTTTCATTTTTTACGTTGCAGTATGTGAGGCATataaattgaaaaagaaaataatacTATTATCTATGATGTGAACACCTGTTTTTTCCTTTTTTTCAGGAGCATCATATCCATGCCTTTATTTTGCCTTTATATATGTTATTTCACAGTTTAGTGTGAAAGAGGCCTATGGTAAACTAAAACCTGTATTCTCTAAGTATAGTATAAGTTTTTTGGATACAACAACTATTGCGGAGGTAAAAGAAGATGATTACATGATTCCAATGTACAAATTCCAATTTGTTGATCTTGAGGACCTCGATCAATATGTGAAAGAAACATCCAAAAATGAGAAAGAAGAATTGCCTGAATTTGCTATAGGTATGACTCTTATTTCGACAAAATTTTCATCCTTTTCATCTTTTACCCCCTGACTTTATTCATGATAGCTCAATATGTTATTGCATGtgtttcttaaaaatattttaattcaGTTATAATAGGAGCAGTTGAAGAAATGGAACCAGTGAAAAAAACATCAACAAAAATTGGATTAAGAGATGTATTTAGATTCAAAGTTACAGATGGAAGGTAAATCACAAAAAATATATTTGTATATTGCATTTTTTATTTAGGAAAAGTAATATGTTCATCTCTTTTCTTTTAGAATTTCACATAGGGTAACGGTGTGGGGTGATGATGCTATTGATCTATGTAAGAAACTTGAAAAAGAAGAGGCTAAGACTACTGTAATTATTTTGACAAACACAAAGTTGTTCAAATCAAATGGTAAATTTATAACTATCCTATTCTTTAATTTCTTGGTGTTCATTAAAATATTGGCAtaatatctatattttattctttcaatttaCCTTTTTTTTGTAGCAAACATTTATATTAGCGTGCTTCCCCCACCAAGATTCACATCAACCTAGAAGATGATGTTGTGGTTGCAATGAGGAGCAAGTATCACATTTTGTTATGTAATTTATTTGAGATAATTTaactttaattttaaatattagttTATTGATTGTACGTACAACACTGTATAGATTGGAAGAATTAGGTTATAAATTGGTACAAAGTAAAAATACAAAGGAAGATGATGTTATTCATATGGAAATGTTGACCATTAAAATGATGAATGAAATTACTGATAAAGCTTACATAGAggtaaaaattttaattttatatttatcaTCAAATATTATAGCTTCACTGAGTTATGTGTAATTAACtgttattattttaatttaatttttgtAGAGAGAAGTACTTTGTCgaattcaagtcaacaaaataGAAGAAGACACTTGGTGGTACAACAGTTGTAGCGTGTGTGAAGAAGAAGTGACCAAGGTAGAgggaaattttttttttttttttgccaaggaaaatgattttattaattcaaatcACTCAATAATACATGTTGAAAATCAGAATGGACAACTCCACTCCTCCAAATACGGTCAGCTATAGAACAGCTGAACCTCGCCAAGTAGTGAGACACCTTGTTCGCTGAACGTTTAACAAAACGAATAAGCACATTACGGGCTTTTAAACTAGCCAATAGCACTCAACATTCTTCTATAATTCTCCCCAAGTAAGAGAGGCTCGCAGTTGAAGATCTGATGGCCTGTACCACCTGCAGACAATCAGTCTCCACTTCGACACCTGAATAATTCGACTCCTTAATCCAGCTCAAAGCTTCTCTAACGCCAATGGCTTCTGCTATCTCCGGAGCTACCTTTCCCTGCAGACACTTCGATCGTGCTTCAATCAACTGTCCAACATTATCTCTAGCCACGAAAGCATAACTATACCTGGTTAAGTTTTCAAAAATAGCCGCGTCAGTGTTAACCTTGACTCTATCCTGCTGTGGTAACTTCCAGTGTTCGTGGCCATCGTCTTGAGTCATATGACCCAAGTAGATGTCGAAAGACTTATCTTGAACACTCCTCCATTGGTCAAGGACAGATTTTGCTGACTCCACTACTTCACTCACCTGTAAGCCACGCTGATGCCAAACTAAATCATTACGATTTTTCCACAGCATCCAGCTGATCATGACAATCAATTGGACTTCGTTCTTCTTATACCTCTGCAGTACTTCTTTGAACCAGTCTGAGAACACATGAAAACCACTGTCGACACCTAACAGTCTTGCATAATTCCAACATTCCTGAGAGAAAGAGCATGTTACCAGAGCGTGCATAACTGTTTCTGCATTGTATTGACACACTGGACACCACAAATTCACCCCCactattttgataatcaaattaTCCTTAGTAGGCAAAGTTCCAGTTATTGCCCTCCACAGAAAGTGTTTAACTTTCGGTGGGATTTTCAAGTTCCACAGTCGCCTCCAAAAACCAAAATTATCATCATTGTGGTTGTTCTCCTTACTATCCCTTAAATACCCATAAGCACTCTTTACAGAATAACCTCCCATTTTTTCGAATTTCCAATACCACGTATCATTCTCATTGGAACAGATAGGAATAGATAAAATTAAGTTCGCATCTCTCTCTTCAAACACATCTCGCACAAGGTCCTGATCCCATTGATTCGTATTTAAATCCATTAGATTTGATACCCTTGCATTGTGTAGAGCTTCACTCCTAGAAACAACATAAGGGTTAATAATATCTGGTAACCAAGGATCCTCTTTAACAATAATACTATCACCCCGACCAACTCTACAGATTAGGCCTTCCTTCATAAGGGTTTGAGTCTCAATTAAACCACGCCAAACATAACTAGGATTGCCCCCCGCTTTAGCATTAAAGAAAGATCCTTCTGGAAAATACCTTGACTTATACACTCTACTTACCAACAGATGAGGCTGATTAATTATTCTCCAGCTCTGCTTTCCCAGCAGCGCTACATTGAAATCTCTAATCCAACGAAAACCCAAACCGCCTATGCTTTTACTCCTACTCATCTTTTCCCAGCTCATCCAATGTATAGGCCTCTCCTTGCTACGACTAGCCCTCCACCAAAATCTACACATAATCTTCTCGATATCTTGACACAATTCAATCGGTAAAAGAAAAACTCCCATTGCATAATTAGGAAGAGATTGAGCTACCGTTTTCAAAAGAATTTCTTTACCCCTTTTGACAACACACCCTTATCCCACCCTTGCACCTTTTCCTGCAACTTATTCTTTATAAAACCGAAAAGAGCTGTCTTCTTTCTATGCATCAGATTTGGAAGACCCAAGTAAAGACTATTAAATGCTTTAATTGTCCAAGAGTGTTGCCTGTAGCACAGAAAAGGTATGTTATGCATACTTTTGTTTTCATATACACTGTGTGTCTTTCTAAAAGTCTAAAAATGTGTATCATATGCCAGCTTCAAATTTTAATTTGTCTGTAGTATATTTTTATTTTAGATATTGTGTTGACTAGATAACTTAGTGCTCAAAATTAAAAGTATACAAATATTAAATGCACTTTAATTTTTCTATATTTGGGTATAACTTTCACCAAAagaaatattaattttatatttcaTGAAATGTAAAATAAAAAAACTTATACAAAAATCAAAAAGTTGtattaaaaaaatcatttaagTATGATTTTGGTCCTATAACCATAGACAATCatgtaatttatatattatataaaattatttaattgtgcTTTTGGATTGcgtataaaatattttaaaagatACAGGCTGTGCATTTTAGGTGAGGATGATACAGAAGCATGTAATATTGTCCTTCTTGATAAAGCAATGAGAAGAATGGTTGGCACTACTGCCCCAAAATTGATAGCAGCACTCATTAAGAATGAAGGAAAGGGTACCGATTTCTCAGACAGTATTAAAAATATTGTCGGGAAGGAGTACACACTTAACATTGTTATGAACCCAGACAATATTCTAAATGACACTTCCATTTACTACGCTTCAGATATAGTATCTGATATTAAATGTACAAATAAAATTTCCAGTTCAAACATGACATCTATGAGTTTGACCCAGGTAATTTATTTTCAAGAAAAGTTATCTTACTTCACAACTCAAAAGCACTACAACTATAAAATTAAGTAACTTAATTTTGATATTATTAGGCCCTTGAGTCGGAAACAGAAACTGCCACCCCGGGGACTGGAAAATCGTCAAATAAGACGCGATTGAACTCTGATAAATATGAGGAAGAATCTGATGAGATCAAAAATCAGTTGTTAAACAAGAAAATCAAGCAAGAAAGAGAGGTAATTATATGATTAAAAAATTAGTATTATATGTACTTATTCATATTGAAACACCACCTACATTtgtaatatataaattataacgGCTGGAAATTTTATATTGCAGGACTAGAAGATTCAAGATTAATGGGGTTATAATCAACGTGCTTTTTTATTTTTTGAAGTTAGTGGATTTATTCATGTAGGAGTAATAGTTTTATGAAGGTTTCAATTGATGATGGTTGAATTTTATGAAATTTGATTGCTATTGTACTATTTAAGTTGAATTGTATTGAAACTACTTTCTCCTACTCCGTTTGATTTAAGATTATGTTAACTTCTTTCTGTTGTTTGTATAATTATATTCATATAGTATGACCTACGTATTTATAGTGCAATATTATACAAAAATTAATTGATAAGTGTGAGGACCAAGAACATTATGGTTAATTTAATTTCCAGATATAAGTAGTGCTGGTGAACCCATGCAACAGAGGGGATTCCATATTAGCATCATTATGCAAGGGGCTGCTAAAgaattgatattaatattttgaataaaaattaGTTGCATTAGTCCTAACTCCACCACAATGATTGgtatgaaaattttaaattttagatGTTGATTATATTCCATTAGTAATATTCATTTTAGAAGTGAAAACTTAAATCGCATAAAAATGTGTAATTTACaataattttttaaatcaaaagtgTGTGTAACACCGGTAATAATGCTTGTATATATAATAGTTGAAATTTGGAGAGAGAGAATTTTTGAAATTTGGGTTtataagatatgaatttttgaaaattaaaaatataaaaatatatacagAGAGAGACAGAAGAGAAACAGAGGGAAGAGGGGGGAGAGACGGGAGGAAAACAATAAAGATGtggttttctttgttttttttctttttaaacGTGTCCAATAATTAACACCTGAAAGCTGATTTTTGACTCGCATTTTAATATAGTAACGACACTATTTATGagtagaaatatataaaaaattaccgaaataattttaaaatttaccaaatattcgaaaactaataaaatatatattttttaatttttactacATTTTTGAATATAACCTCAGACCTACATTTTGTGATTTAAAGAAAAAACTTGCGAGTGAAACTAACTCGAAAAATTACCGAAATACttctaaaattctcgaaatatttgaaaactaataaaataaaatttttataatttttaaattatttttgattcGCGCATCATACCCtcattttacgatttaacgaacaaacgtgcgggtgaatataatctgaaatttttttgaaacaattttaaaattctcgaaatattcaaaacttaagaaAAGATAAGTTTCACGATTTTTTACACATTTTGGAATTTAATAATGAATTTACACTttaatacaatcagaaaattatttaggaataaataattgatgaaatattgttTTCTGCATTTTATAAATCCCCATAAAtcattattgaaattataaattcataaaaataatttagagacaattccaatatttatgaaaatagatttcaataaaatcacttttaaaagtgaaaacaaaacaATACGATTCAACATTTAATAATACAATTAATCCTCGAATCGACAGAATCACACCCAGCTAATAATAAGTATAACGCTCTGCTGCCAGaaccataacatattttatttatttaataattccgtAATTATACTTATATATCGGCTCCGGAAATAGATTACtcagccgctaagtaactataaaatgatacaatttaaaaccagatttggataattatcaaagctgagcttcttataaaacaccctatgagaaaataatgtaaaaatatctggtctctcgagaatacgggttttattgatctaccgaaatgattatggtatcgaaaattttgcgtcgggactcgtacgggtcaaaccgtactccggatcgaaaaagtcttAACACgttcagaataatcagattaggttatgaaggaggTTTCCGTAGAGTTTCGTGtaacgcaaaaacagttgaagtcggatgattcccaACTTTATAAactagttttataattactcagaaaataattattaaatctataaattcttataaaatcatataacaatccaaaaattaccagaaaaataccataattatctatactttattctggatatattaaaaatcaaaatgcGTACactttatcatatataaacacctaatatcaatatcaatcatcagataatgcaccaaaattctcataataattatttatcgataaaaaaataattgcacgatatttcccggatattacaatatgtagatgacatattactaatagggaatgacataccttctctacaggttgttaagaattggttgggaaatagtttctcgatgaaggacttaggcgatgctacctatatattagggatcaagatctcGAGAGATAGATTAAGGAGATTAATCGGCCTAAGTAGAGTACATATATTGACAAAGTATTGTATCATTTTGTGATgtaagaggcaaaaagaggatatgtcccaatgtctcatgggatattgatctcagaagataattatccaaaattattagatgataagggccgtatgatCAAAGTTCCGTATGCTttggcaattggatctataatgtatgcgatgatatgtactcgtcctgatgtttcgtatgccttgagcatgacgagcagataccagtctaatccatgtgagggtcactggacagctgtcaagaatattcttaagtacttaaaggggactaaagattcattcttggtgtatgaaGGAGATGAGAAGCTAGTTGAAAAGGGTTACACTAATACTAGCTTCCAGATAGACAaagacgattcagtatctcagtcacGTTTTGTGTTTTTCCTTAATAGAGGTGTTGTAAGCTAAAAGAGTTCAACGcaagagacagtagctgattctacgATGGAAGCTGAGTATTTTTCTAccagtgaagcagccaaagagGTTGTTTGGATATATAAATTCATAACGGAATTTGGTGGTTCCATTgatcacagatccagttgatctttattgtgataataatggagccatcgcgcAGGTTAAAAAACCAAGGTCCCATTCTCGAaaaaagcatatacttaggagatatcacattcttcgAGAGATTAACGAAAGAgaagatatacatatatgtaaagtgcatattGATGATAATATGGCAGACCCGCTGgttaaggctttgtcgcagcaaaagtacgatggtcataccagttccatgggtattagatacatgggtgattggctctagtgcaagtgggagattgttagtgtgtGTGCCCAAAAGACAACAATGTGATATTTATGTTATGAgacactattatgtttatgttatgagacatttggattattaattatgattctatggattattctttagaaatttattatattcttatttttgtgataaaattttagattaataaatgcccttaaaatatgatatgtaaatctatatctctaatgtacgtgacttagaaatgagattataagaatagtattgatattcctagaggtccctagtcaagtattattattaagggacaataataatatattgagactagtgtgtttatTGACTAATGATCACacctcattgatcataggtatggtgatactaaagtcaaaacacaggaaCATGTATTAGATATATAGTGTTGGATTGACCTATtttgagatactacatgtttatagtatCATCAGTTAATCTCGCAGAGATAATGATGcattggtccttagacctgaagtcattatgttaggtcacacacactgtagaaggggggttgaatatagtgtatagcacaatcaaatcgaatttaaagaacacaagtaacagaaaacaaactttattaaactctgttacaatgtagaactgccctctctcagtgatgaacaaatattacgagagctgctagggttacaatgaatattattctcgataatgataatacttatagtgtaaaccctatgtctgtgtttatatactacacagttacaagataatcactaattgatatgaaatataagtctgcttcctaaaatatatcaatcagatatcttttcttccaagtattctattcttcatagaattccgtcttcatgcatatctcttcttgcgtttgtcttgatcttctttcctttcaatcagccgccttccttatctgaaagtctccttaagtcctgatattatctcctgataaatatctgctgataacttaagttttgacaacttaagttctgaattcagtataagtgctgatatctagttaagtactgatttgtcctgtttaagtaagatctgaaaactaaacacaaatcatattagacatgacattatcaaatatatctaacaatctcccccaacttgtaaattaacataatatacaagtttaacagatatttgatgatgtcataaatattaagtacaaatgtatgagaatttgactagataactacaacttacagtccttaaagctttaccaactttaacttctgataactactttagtctgtatacacatcagaatttgagcagttgtagatcttgacttggcatcaattactgatctcttcaatgtcaggagttgttctgagataattctttaacaaacatctcttagcatatctgagttcatcaatcattctccttttagcatctttaagctctggagtatcttcaccagtttggaagatagcatatctgagatcattaatttttgcttttctcaactcctgatttAGTCTGTGACATAGgttttgtcagactctagattgaattcaagtcccttaataccaagatatgtactgatctttgcagtattaggcttcatatcaacaatatcacccttgtgatctctgtacttgggacagtatgtgctgtcagactttacagaataaagcttcttctgtctctgaatttgagtcttcaaataatttgcagcactatccgttaatctgttcttcacttgaagtagaaatagaacatgttctagttcctcataatacttcagtggtatagcattctgcctaatatggtaaacccttccatctgtcatgaaatataacaagatatgttctttcaagaaggtatggtaaaccatctgtacatattcaagctgattcaatctttcaggagttgctccaacacctggttcacttaaggaagttggatcattggttatgttatgtactcttctttcatcagcactacccaatccaggtttatctcttgcttcctttcctgtaactactcttgcttcaaaaccacttgctgcaatcttcaaaggttgagtctgtttggctttagtgaatcctggtaggagtaactttgaggatttaacatgagcagtGCCAGAGGTTTcttttgacttatcttctgatatcaagccaacttgagctatgtcagaggttgcttgcttcagtgtcatataaaaacttactatatcttgactctaaacaacttgagccatgtcagaggttgtttgagaaatctttcttgaaaccagagtaagattagcatcttcatcagatatttcttcatccataggaggcacataaacctttacaggttctccaactttttccttgcccttggaccttggatctatctgcaattgtgatttggccttggttgccacaagatttgtcctttcttttatcacaatgcctttagccgtaggaagtttctttttaacaacagaagcttcagatttggagatgactttttctaacttaagtctagcttcttcttcctttagactctcaaagtccattcctggattttctttcagaaataactgtcttgaaatttcttcatcaagttccaaaagttcatcagaacttatccttttaccagtatcagaagttattcttctcccagtatcagaacttgttctatgacttgtagttccagctttacttgatgaatgatctttaccttgaccatgacctccacccattccagaatttctcgggtcattaccatcatcctttcccttcagtgtcttaacaggtttgcatttggacttaattaccttctccccctttttggcatcagcaggtaaaagaagagagacaagcaattccactgaggattggatctcattgagttgagattgctgagaagcttaatttttcaaaattttatcaatctgagactgttgcttc
It contains:
- the LOC141718526 gene encoding uncharacterized protein LOC141718526 yields the protein MLLGGDFRQNLPVVNKGSRADIVNSSLNRSMLWEYCHLYSLHQNMRLHSGNSVAENKAIDEFNTWVLRVGDGKEVHECEDDDEQCNAIRIPDEYVLHTDGDKIEAIIDATYPNLMTNFLNPQYLKDRAILSPTNAVVDDINKRILQRIPGKLYTYLSIDSIDDGPAHEDNLESSFPVEYLNSINIAGLPKHELALKEGIVVMLMRNLNQIFGLCNGTRMIIRKCMKNTLLVRLFLEAILVLYTLFQELRWPQQIQSFLSFLCDDNFPFIFVMQ
- the LOC141717961 gene encoding uncharacterized protein LOC141717961, with protein sequence MIPMYKFQFVDLEDLDQYVKETSKNEKEELPEFAIVIIGAVEEMEPVKKTSTKIGLRDVFRFKVTDGRISHRVTVWGDDAIDLCKKLEKEEAKTTVIILTNTKLFKSNANIYISVLPPPRFTST